CGTAGTTGTGGCCGCCGCAGAAGCCGGTGTTTTGCGGCAGGCGATGCAGCTTCAGCCTCTTATCGGCGGCCGACAGTGCTTCAACCCGGGCACAGGTATCGTCGGCGGAGGCGTTATCGACTACCCAGAACTCAAAGTCTGAGTAAGTTTGGGCCAAGGCTGAGCGCAGGCAGGCCTCCACCGAGTCGGCGCTGTTCCAGGTGACGAGCGAAAGCAAAACGGAAGGCATAGGAGGAAAAAAGAGGTGAAACGGGAGATGGCTAGGTACCCGGCGCGCAGAGCAGCATGTTTGCCCGGCCGGCGCTTACCGGCCCCACCATGGCCGGGGCCGGTAAGCGCCGGCCAACAAGGCTACTTTTTCCCGCAGACTCAATGGGCTGAGTTCGTAGCTCCGGAAGCCAAACGTGTTGAGCATCTTTTCGACTTCCGCCACGTTGCGCACGTGGCGGAAGCTCGTGTCGCGGCGGCTCACGTACTACCAGCGGACTAAAGGAATACGCTTGCAAAGCGGACAGAAACACCTGAAACATGAACCACCCTGCCCTTGGGTAAGTAGCAACTGGTGGTGAAGCTGTGGAATCGGGTGTGTCCGGTGTTTGTGCGAGTAAGCAGGAGCAGGACCGAGAAGTCAGCTTAGGCTTCTAGTTCAAGTTCGCGCTGCTGCGAGGAGCTTTTGGCGTGGCTCAGCAGCAGGCTCACCCGCTCCCGGAGCGT
Above is a genomic segment from Hymenobacter cellulosivorans containing:
- a CDS encoding glycosyltransferase 61 family protein, whose product is MSRRDTSFRHVRNVAEVEKMLNTFGFRSYELSPLSLREKVALLAGAYRPRPWWGR